A stretch of Pseudoprevotella muciniphila DNA encodes these proteins:
- a CDS encoding calcium/sodium antiporter, producing MILNILYIVVGIILVVWGADKLTGGASDLASRMGVPQIIIGLTIVAIGTSMPEFSVSLLSALNGSAGLAVGNVVGSNIFNTLLIVGAAAAVAPMEIQKSTVRKDMPWTILASVFLIALGADGEISRLDAVVLIAALCAFMVITLQTARKGMKAAKNNNNETTPHASADGADNSAPSENAPKKSTPVWLSIGFVIIGLACLIFGSQLFVNAATSVAKTLHVSDAVIGLTIVAGGTSLPELATSVVAALKGRSGIAIGNVIGSNIMNILLILGVTGTITPLSMQGITPIDLATMGGSILILWLFTFTKYRVERWEGWALLALFAAYMAWLLANI from the coding sequence ATGATACTCAACATTCTCTACATCGTTGTTGGCATAATTCTCGTGGTATGGGGCGCCGACAAACTCACAGGCGGTGCCTCCGACCTCGCCTCGCGCATGGGTGTGCCGCAAATCATTATAGGTCTTACCATAGTCGCCATAGGCACGTCAATGCCCGAATTTTCAGTTAGCCTACTCTCTGCCTTGAACGGCAGCGCAGGGCTCGCCGTGGGTAACGTGGTGGGCTCCAATATATTCAACACGCTCCTCATCGTGGGAGCAGCTGCAGCAGTGGCACCCATGGAGATACAGAAATCCACCGTTCGTAAAGATATGCCTTGGACTATCTTGGCTTCGGTGTTCCTCATTGCATTGGGAGCCGATGGTGAGATCTCTCGCCTTGATGCCGTTGTCCTCATTGCAGCACTCTGTGCGTTCATGGTCATTACCCTTCAAACCGCGCGTAAGGGCATGAAAGCAGCAAAAAATAATAACAACGAAACTACGCCTCACGCCAGCGCGGATGGTGCAGACAACTCTGCCCCATCCGAAAATGCCCCTAAGAAGTCCACACCTGTGTGGCTATCCATCGGCTTCGTTATCATCGGTCTTGCCTGCCTCATCTTTGGAAGCCAACTTTTTGTAAATGCTGCCACATCTGTGGCAAAAACACTCCATGTGAGCGATGCTGTGATAGGGCTTACCATTGTGGCAGGCGGCACATCGTTGCCCGAACTTGCCACGAGTGTCGTTGCAGCCTTGAAAGGGCGCAGCGGCATAGCCATCGGAAATGTTATTGGCTCAAACATCATGAACATACTCCTCATACTCGGTGTAACGGGAACCATCACACCCCTGAGCATGCAGGGCATAACCCCCATTGACCTCGCCACTATGGGCGGCAGCATACTCATCCTTTGGCTCTTTACATTCACCAAATACCGCGTGGAACGCTGGGAAGGATGGGCACTGCTCGCGCTGTTTGCTGCATACATGGCATGGCTACTCGCTAACATCTAA
- a CDS encoding site-specific DNA-methyltransferase, which translates to MKPKHIGMQTPDGAQLNLDALYQICPSCFTEVAGKDGKPQRAVDWDKLRALLGDAVADGAPEVYDFTWVGKRAAQREAAAPTRKTLRPCPKESVDWENTQNLYIEGDNLEVLKLLQNSYMGKVKMIYIDPPYNTGNDFVYHDDFHRTQQDEDEAAGVFNEAGERMVKNTESNGKFHSDWCSMIYSRLMISRSLLCEDGVIFISIDDNEQRNLKNICDEVFGEHNYLAQVVWERAYSPINLIKHFSPAHDYILVYAKNIDSAVCNGIPRSDSANERYSNPDNDPRGVWKSSDLSVGPAVESNIYPIITPSGRKVMPPSGYSWRLSEQKFNEYVKENRIWFGSEGNNVPSIKRFLSELRKQGITPMTFWRYEEVGHSQDATQKLAKLFDGKKYFDYPKPVELLKRCVALYSDTNTIVLDFFSGSATTAHAVMQLNAEDGGNRKFILAQLPEGTAQDSEAYKAGYKNICEIGKERIRRAGAKIKEEHPEAKDLDIGFRVFKCEDSNYKDVAFAPKDYTQDMLAGLLDNIKEDRTDLDLLFDCMLRWGVELSMPLSSQKVDGCTIHNVNDGDLVACFDGNVTEKVIDAIAALSPVRVVFRDSSFNEAANKMNLFELFKQKCDWTDEEVKNNVRVI; encoded by the coding sequence ATGAAACCAAAACATATTGGCATGCAAACACCCGACGGCGCACAGCTCAACCTCGATGCGCTCTATCAGATATGCCCCTCTTGCTTCACAGAAGTGGCAGGCAAGGATGGCAAACCACAACGCGCCGTAGATTGGGACAAACTCCGTGCACTGCTCGGCGATGCTGTGGCAGACGGCGCACCCGAAGTGTATGACTTCACTTGGGTGGGCAAACGTGCTGCACAGCGCGAAGCGGCTGCACCCACGCGCAAGACGCTGCGCCCCTGTCCCAAAGAGAGTGTAGATTGGGAGAATACACAAAATCTTTATATCGAGGGTGACAACCTCGAAGTTCTGAAACTGCTCCAGAACTCCTATATGGGCAAGGTCAAGATGATTTACATTGACCCGCCATATAACACGGGCAATGATTTTGTGTATCATGATGACTTCCACCGTACACAGCAAGATGAAGACGAAGCTGCAGGTGTTTTCAATGAAGCCGGAGAACGAATGGTTAAAAACACAGAATCAAATGGTAAGTTCCATTCTGATTGGTGCTCAATGATTTACTCTCGTCTGATGATTTCACGCTCGCTTCTCTGTGAGGATGGAGTTATCTTTATTTCTATAGATGATAATGAGCAAAGAAACTTGAAGAATATCTGTGATGAAGTTTTTGGCGAACACAATTATCTCGCACAAGTTGTTTGGGAAAGAGCCTATTCTCCAATCAATTTGATAAAACATTTTTCACCTGCTCATGACTATATTTTAGTATATGCAAAAAATATTGATTCTGCAGTATGCAACGGTATCCCAAGAAGTGATTCTGCTAATGAAAGATATTCAAATCCTGACAATGACCCAAGAGGAGTCTGGAAATCCAGTGATTTATCTGTTGGTCCTGCTGTTGAATCAAATATATATCCTATAATAACTCCATCAGGAAGAAAGGTGATGCCACCTTCAGGATATAGTTGGAGGCTATCAGAACAAAAGTTTAATGAGTATGTGAAAGAAAACAGAATTTGGTTTGGCAGCGAAGGTAATAATGTTCCTTCCATAAAAAGATTTCTTTCCGAACTCAGAAAACAAGGTATTACACCAATGACATTCTGGCGTTATGAAGAAGTAGGACATAGCCAAGATGCAACACAAAAACTTGCTAAATTATTTGATGGAAAGAAATATTTTGATTACCCAAAGCCTGTAGAACTATTAAAGAGATGTGTTGCTTTATATAGTGATACAAATACAATTGTTCTCGATTTCTTCTCAGGCTCTGCTACTACCGCTCATGCTGTAATGCAACTCAATGCCGAAGATGGAGGCAATCGCAAGTTCATTCTAGCTCAACTTCCAGAAGGAACCGCACAAGACAGCGAAGCCTACAAAGCAGGTTACAAAAACATCTGCGAAATCGGCAAAGAGCGCATCCGGCGTGCAGGAGCGAAAATCAAGGAGGAGCATCCTGAAGCAAAAGACCTTGACATCGGCTTCCGTGTATTCAAGTGTGAGGACAGCAACTATAAAGATGTGGCTTTTGCGCCGAAAGATTATACGCAGGACATGTTGGCCGGCTTGCTCGACAACATCAAGGAAGACCGTACAGACCTTGACCTGCTCTTTGACTGTATGCTCCGTTGGGGTGTGGAGTTGTCGATGCCGTTGTCATCGCAGAAAGTGGACGGCTGCACCATACACAATGTGAATGATGGCGACCTCGTGGCTTGCTTCGATGGGAATGTCACGGAAAAGGTGATTGATGCTATCGCAGCACTCTCACCTGTTCGTGTTGTTTTCCGTGACAGCAGTTTCAATGAAGCAGCCAATAAGATGAATCTCTTTGAACTCTTCAAGCAGAAATGCGACTGGACGGACGAAGAGGTGAAGAATAATGTTCGTGTCATCTAA
- a CDS encoding type III restriction-modification system endonuclease has translation MTLKFKNQQFQTDAARAVTDVFRGQRNQAMVEFTHDMGRSADGAQDLFDVVGFRNQPVTVPAGQLLENIRAIQMPAQLRPSETIDTNDLRLTIEMETGTGKTYTYIKTMYELNKLYGWSKFIIVVPSIAIREGVCRSFDIMSEHFAAEYGKRIQSFIYDSKQLTKIDQFASDSNMHVMIINTQAFAARGEDARRIYMKLDAFRSRKPIDVIAATNPILIIDEPQSVLGADRNNATRNRLKEFHPLFTLLYSATHRADDIVNMVYRLDAMDAYNKKLVKKITVQGINQKGSTATNGFLCLERIELSKGNPRALLGFDKKTRTGTKQVSLYVTDGFDIYQQSGELEEYADGYHVESINGYTGTVRLLNGIELHEGDMVGAINKRAVRRQQIRETIMFHLDKERQLFKRGIKCLSLFFIDHVDNYRIYETGGGTKNGQYAQIFEDEYADIVGSFQLRTDDDPRYIEYLRSMTPQEVHNGYFSRDRKGHFVQPKATELRNESSNDASAYDLIMKDKERLLSFEEPTRFIFSHSALKEGWDNPNVFQICTLKDSDNTTKKRQEVGRGMRLCVNSEGERQDENVLHGEVFKVNDLTVIASESYENFAEKLQTEIAEAVGDRPLKVQPSLFEGLLVTNAAEEQYTLTDDDAQDILFTLRMKGYITKQGQLTEAYHEAKQQGTLDFGDYQEYSTDIVKKLDTVFNPDKVKPKNGRNAQEAHFDKQKFERKEFQELWKKINHKTYYTVDFSTDELIERSIASLDRSLHVSEISLEFRTGTLDNIQSKLDLQNAQAMRVIGNKTISIREAVGNVRYDLIGKLVEATGLTRKAVVAILKGIRPTTFDQFKINPEEFIIKAGNIINECKAVAVIEHVQYHKLDQKFESDIFSNSTLKGRLGENAMESAKSLYDLVVVDSKGIEMNFAKTLEEKNEVEVYTKLPGGFYINTPVGHYNPDWAIVFKEGEDIKHIYFVAETKGSLDETQLRESERSKIECARRHFETIAGSSITYGVVTKYDDLRAIITK, from the coding sequence TTGACACTCAAATTCAAGAACCAGCAGTTCCAGACGGATGCAGCGCGTGCCGTGACGGATGTGTTCCGTGGGCAGCGCAATCAGGCGATGGTGGAATTTACGCATGACATGGGAAGGAGTGCCGACGGTGCTCAGGACCTATTCGATGTGGTGGGCTTCCGCAATCAGCCTGTCACCGTTCCGGCTGGGCAGTTGCTTGAGAATATTCGAGCGATACAGATGCCGGCACAGTTGCGTCCGTCGGAAACGATAGACACAAACGACCTGCGCCTGACCATCGAAATGGAAACGGGTACGGGAAAAACTTACACCTACATCAAGACGATGTATGAGTTAAACAAACTCTATGGGTGGAGTAAGTTCATCATCGTGGTACCGAGCATCGCCATTCGTGAGGGTGTTTGCCGCTCGTTTGACATTATGAGCGAACACTTTGCCGCTGAATATGGCAAGCGTATTCAGTCGTTTATCTACGACAGCAAGCAGCTGACGAAGATTGACCAGTTCGCCAGCGACAGCAATATGCACGTCATGATTATCAACACACAGGCTTTCGCTGCCCGTGGTGAGGACGCAAGGCGCATCTATATGAAGTTGGATGCGTTCCGTTCGCGTAAGCCTATCGACGTGATTGCTGCCACCAATCCTATTCTAATCATCGACGAGCCTCAGTCGGTATTAGGTGCGGACAGAAATAATGCCACACGCAACCGACTGAAGGAGTTCCACCCGCTCTTCACGCTGCTCTACAGTGCTACACACCGTGCGGATGACATCGTGAACATGGTCTATCGCCTGGATGCCATGGATGCCTACAACAAGAAGCTGGTGAAGAAAATCACCGTGCAGGGCATCAACCAAAAAGGCTCTACTGCCACCAATGGTTTCCTTTGCTTGGAGCGCATAGAACTCTCAAAAGGCAATCCTCGCGCTTTGCTCGGTTTTGACAAGAAAACCCGGACGGGCACGAAGCAAGTTTCGCTGTACGTAACCGATGGTTTCGACATCTATCAGCAAAGCGGAGAATTGGAAGAATATGCCGACGGCTACCACGTTGAAAGCATCAACGGCTACACGGGTACTGTGCGGCTGCTTAACGGCATTGAGCTTCATGAAGGCGACATGGTAGGAGCAATTAACAAAAGAGCTGTCCGCCGCCAGCAAATACGCGAGACCATCATGTTCCACCTCGATAAGGAACGCCAACTTTTCAAGCGCGGCATCAAGTGCCTTTCGCTGTTCTTCATCGACCACGTTGACAACTACCGTATCTACGAAACGGGCGGTGGAACAAAGAACGGTCAGTACGCACAAATCTTTGAAGACGAATACGCCGACATCGTAGGCTCGTTCCAACTTCGCACCGATGACGACCCACGTTATATCGAATACCTCCGCTCAATGACTCCGCAAGAAGTGCATAACGGCTACTTCTCGCGCGACAGAAAAGGACATTTCGTACAGCCTAAGGCTACTGAGCTGAGAAACGAAAGCAGTAATGACGCATCAGCTTACGACTTGATAATGAAAGACAAGGAACGCTTGCTTTCATTTGAAGAGCCCACACGCTTCATTTTCTCACACTCTGCCCTGAAAGAGGGCTGGGACAATCCTAACGTTTTCCAAATCTGCACGCTGAAAGACAGCGACAACACCACCAAGAAACGCCAAGAGGTCGGCAGAGGTATGCGACTTTGCGTAAACAGCGAGGGCGAAAGGCAGGACGAAAACGTGCTGCACGGCGAGGTGTTCAAAGTGAACGACCTCACCGTTATTGCCAGCGAGAGTTATGAGAACTTCGCTGAAAAGCTTCAGACTGAAATTGCCGAAGCTGTCGGCGACCGTCCCCTGAAAGTGCAGCCCAGTCTTTTCGAAGGATTATTGGTAACTAATGCCGCAGAAGAACAATATACGCTTACCGACGATGATGCCCAAGATATCCTTTTCACATTGAGAATGAAAGGCTATATCACAAAACAAGGACAACTCACGGAAGCCTATCACGAAGCCAAGCAGCAGGGAACACTCGACTTTGGCGACTATCAAGAATATAGTACTGACATCGTAAAGAAGCTTGACACAGTATTCAATCCCGATAAAGTCAAGCCCAAAAATGGACGTAACGCACAAGAAGCGCATTTCGATAAACAGAAGTTTGAGCGCAAAGAATTTCAAGAACTCTGGAAGAAAATCAACCATAAAACATACTACACCGTTGATTTCAGTACCGACGAACTTATAGAACGTTCCATAGCTTCGCTCGACAGGTCTCTTCACGTATCGGAAATTAGTCTTGAATTTCGCACGGGCACTCTCGATAACATCCAAAGCAAGTTAGACCTGCAGAATGCACAAGCCATGCGCGTAATAGGAAACAAAACTATTTCCATTCGCGAAGCTGTAGGCAATGTTCGTTACGATCTTATCGGCAAACTCGTCGAAGCTACGGGTTTGACGCGCAAAGCAGTAGTAGCCATCCTTAAAGGAATACGACCGACAACCTTCGATCAATTCAAAATAAACCCAGAGGAGTTTATCATTAAGGCTGGCAACATCATTAACGAGTGTAAGGCTGTAGCTGTGATAGAGCATGTTCAATATCACAAACTTGACCAGAAGTTTGAAAGTGATATTTTCAGCAACTCTACGCTGAAAGGACGCTTAGGTGAAAACGCCATGGAAAGTGCTAAATCCCTTTACGACCTCGTTGTGGTAGATAGCAAAGGCATCGAAATGAACTTTGCAAAAACACTCGAAGAAAAGAACGAAGTGGAAGTTTACACCAAACTCCCTGGCGGTTTCTATATCAACACCCCTGTAGGACACTACAACCCCGACTGGGCTATCGTTTTCAAAGAGGGCGAAGATATAAAGCATATCTACTTCGTCGCTGAAACCAAAGGCTCTTTGGACGAAACACAGCTCCGTGAGTCGGAACGTTCCAAGATAGAATGTGCACGACGACATTTTGAAACCATTGCAGGCTCGTCAATTACTTATGGAGTTGTAACTAAATATGATGATTTAAGAGCTATTATAACCAAATAG
- a CDS encoding DUF805 domain-containing protein, with amino-acid sequence MATNCSKCGAPLPEGAQVCPACGEAANVPPPPPQAPEVPNANQGPAVPPPPQPQPQPQPQPQPQPQPQPQPQQGAYQQAGPQQPPYGGPQPNMKRPFNDAFCDVNGNAKPEDFQAIINNYKYVLQHFADFSGRARRKEYWYFCLVNFVIGIAFTILGNIPYLGMVFSIVYWLFCIAVMVPSLAVGARRLSDTGRNPLLLLLMLIPLVGTIILIVWWCEDSKREPNEQGPSPKYQPQAFA; translated from the coding sequence ATGGCAACAAATTGTTCAAAATGTGGTGCTCCTCTCCCCGAAGGTGCACAAGTATGCCCAGCATGTGGCGAGGCTGCAAACGTGCCTCCTCCACCACCACAAGCACCAGAAGTGCCCAACGCTAATCAAGGACCGGCAGTGCCTCCTCCTCCACAACCGCAGCCGCAACCGCAACCACAGCCACAGCCGCAGCCGCAACCACAGCCGCAGCCGCAGCAAGGTGCTTATCAGCAGGCTGGTCCGCAGCAACCGCCATACGGTGGTCCGCAGCCCAACATGAAGCGCCCCTTCAATGACGCGTTCTGCGACGTGAACGGCAATGCGAAGCCTGAAGACTTCCAGGCCATCATCAACAACTACAAATATGTGCTCCAGCACTTTGCCGATTTTAGTGGCAGAGCACGCCGCAAAGAGTATTGGTATTTCTGCCTTGTGAACTTCGTCATCGGCATTGCTTTCACTATTCTTGGCAACATTCCTTATTTAGGCATGGTGTTCTCAATAGTTTATTGGTTGTTCTGTATCGCCGTAATGGTACCATCGCTCGCTGTTGGTGCCCGACGCCTGTCCGACACAGGGCGCAATCCTCTGCTCCTGCTCCTGATGCTCATACCGCTTGTAGGTACTATCATCCTCATTGTATGGTGGTGCGAAGACTCGAAGCGTGAACCCAACGAACAGGGACCGTCGCCAAAATATCAGCCGCAGGCATTTGCATAA